Proteins co-encoded in one Cyprinus carpio isolate SPL01 chromosome B5, ASM1834038v1, whole genome shotgun sequence genomic window:
- the LOC109062984 gene encoding G-rich sequence factor 1-like translates to MSAFSRSALLLSLVRCIRRQQQFPCVETLNPIKTAQFTVARGRGVHSWSARYFADHEIKNPWTLYQRRLFTEAPSKEDEYPPLPEYTPHEEPQAKEVFIIQAKGFPWACTAEDLMNFFSDCRIRGGVEGIHIIHNRNGKSMGQAFIELEHEEDVCKALDLHKHYLGQRFVEVYEVTNKDAEAILKATQQCTESDGAVRLRGLPFSCSEKDIIQFFSGLEIVEDGVTIVLDRKGRNSGDAFVQFATKEMAEEALKKDREVIGNRYIEIFPSRKSEIQVQHGRGRNETSSFTPGAEDTPRTMKAANSSSISTTHNFIHMRGLPYDATGEDIVKFFGPIRLVKVLVEYGPEGRPTGEADVYFRTHQDAVLAMSKDREYIMKRYIELFLNSSASREEQ, encoded by the exons ATGTCTGCATTCAGTAGGAGCGCGCTCTTGTTGTCTCTTGTTCGCTGTATCAGGAGACAGCAGCAGTTTCCATGCGTGGAGACTCTCAATCCTATTAAAACTGCGCAGTTTACAGTAGCACGAGGTCGAGGTGTTCATTCATGGTCAGCGAGATATTTTGCAGATCACGAAATCAAGAATCCATGGACATTATATCAGCGAAGACTGTTTACTGAG GCACCGTCTAAGGAAGATGAGTATCCACCACTACCAGAATACACCCCTCATGAAGAGCCCCAAGCAAAGGAAGTGTTCATCATCCAGGCCAAGGGTTTTCCTTGGGCATGTACTGCAGAGGACTTGATGAACTTCTTCTCTG ATTGTAGGATCCGAGGTGGAGTCGAGGGAATCCATATAATTCACAACAGGAACGGCAAATCGATGGGACAGGCGTTTATTGAGCTGGAGCACGAGGAGGACGTTTGCAAAGCATTGGATCTGCACAAACATTACCTGGGACAGCGCTTTGTTGAAG TCTATGAGGTGACAAACAAAGATGCTGAAGCCATATTAAAAGCTACACAGCAGTGTACAGAGTCGGATGGAGCAGTGCGACTCAGAGGACTTCCCTTCAGCTGCTCAGAGAAAGACATCATTCAGTTTTTCTCTG GGTTGGAGATTGTGGAAGATGGAGTTACAATAGTCCTGGATAGGAAAGGAAGAAACTCAGGCGATGCTTTTGTGCAATTTGCCACTAAGGAAATGGCTGAAGAGGCCCTAAAGAAAGACAGAGAAGTCATAGGAAACAG GTATATTGAGATTTTCCCCAGCAGGAAAAGTGAGATCCAAGTCCAGCATGGAAGAGGGCGAAATGAGACGTCATCTTTCACACCAGGAGCTGAGGACACGCCACGCACAATGAAAGCAG CAAACAGTAGCTCTATATCAACAACACACAATTTCATTCACATGAGAGGTCTGCCATATGATGCCACAGGAGAAGACATTGTCAAG TTTTTCGGTCCCATCAGACTGGTGAAGGTTCTTGTAGAGTACGGCCCTGAAGGACGACCCACCGGTGAGGCAGATGTTTACTTCAGAACACATCAAGATGCCGTTTTAGCCATGTCCAAAGACCGAGAGTATATAA TGAAGAGATATATTGAGCTGTTCCTGAATTCATCAGCATCAAGGGAGGAACAATAG
- the rufy3 gene encoding LOW QUALITY PROTEIN: protein RUFY3 (The sequence of the model RefSeq protein was modified relative to this genomic sequence to represent the inferred CDS: substituted 2 bases at 2 genomic stop codons) yields MSDLTPQSEAPTPTTDKITQAARETIYLCNFRVSVDGEWLCLRELNDISLTPDPEPAHEDPKDPIAIERLNLMNMAKLSIKGLIESALNLGRTLDSDYAPLQQFFVVMEHCLKHGLKSKKTFLGQNKSFWGPLELVENSTXTFYYIKSIXKHTPFLKTPLGRGRAWLRLALMQKKLSDYMKTIINRKDLLSEFYEPNALMMEEEGAVIAGLLVGLNVIDANLCMKGEDLDSQVGVIDFSMYLKDSTHSSKSTEGDGQITAILDQKNYVEELNRHLSASVNNLQAKVDALEKSNTKLTEELAVANNRIITLQEELERVKEEGSYLVESNHKASRADGTANGQVLGETRKQLKEETQLRLDVEKELEVQIGMKQEMELSMKMLEKDICEKHDALVELRQQLDEMRILNHELSIKSQSSEASAKQKSDIISRLEEKTNQMGHIIKQLESRCKKAERERDLADEANRLFKQEFGDKIESLQEEVEQLRRQRWLLEQELRKWRENPGGHIPEALLGKPPPQRDMRQHVEDIRRELESVKKENDTLRSAFEEKSSLSSSLTLSHEDEQDQSLSKNTDPTICPMCENQDSLTTPKRQCKNCSGVFCENCVANELPLPSSINPEHVCDVCYSQLLQQYASSPS; encoded by the exons ATGTCTGATCTGACGCCCCAGAGCGAGGCCCCCACCCCCACTACTGACAAGATCACACAGGCTGCCAGAGAGACCATCTATCTATGCAACTTCCGCGTGTCAGTGGATGGTGAATGGCTGTGCCTGCGCGAGCTCAACGATATCTCGCTAACGCCAGACCCCGAGCCGGCTCATGAAG ATCCCAAGGACCCCATTGCCATCGAGAGGCTTAACCTGATGAACATGGCCAAGCTGAGCATCAAGGGCTTAATTGAGTCTGCACTGAACCTGGGCCGCACACTGGACTCAGACTATGCCCCACTGCAGCAGTTTTTTGTCGTCATGGAGCACTGTCTGAAACACGGACTTAAAA gtaagAAGACGTTCCTTGGCCAGAATAAGTCTTTTTGGGGTCCTCTGGAGCTTGTAGAAAATTCAACTTGAACGTTTTATTACATCAAATCCATCTAAAAACACACTCCCTTTCTCAA AACCCCTTTAGGAAGAGGCAGAGCATGGCTTCGTCTGGCCTTAATGCAGAAAAAGCTCTCAGACTACATGAAGACCATCATCAACCGAAAAGACCTACTAAG TGAATTCTATGAGCCCAATGCTCTTATGATGGAGGAGGAAGGAGCTGTGATCGCTGGGCTCTTGGTGGGCCTGAATGTCATTGATGCTAACTTGTGTATGAAAGGGGAAGATTTAGACTCACAG GTTGGAGTCATAGATTTTTCCATGTATCTAAAAGATAGCACACACAGCAGCAAAAGCACAGAAGG TGATGGACAGATTACAGCTATTCTTGACCAGAAGAATTACGTTGAggaactgaacagacatttaag TGCGTCAGTGAATAACTTGCAAGCCAAAGTGGATGCACTGGAAAAATCCAACACAAAACTCACAGAGGAG CTTGCCGTTGCAAACAACAGGATCATCACTCTGCAGGAGGAGCTGGAAAGGGTGAAGGAGGAAGGCTCTTACTTAGTGGAGTCTAATCACAAG GCATCAAGGGCAGATGGCACTGCAAACGGTCAAGTGCTTGGGGAAACTCGCAAACAGCTCAAAGAGGAAACTCAGCTCAGACTG gATGTCGAGAAGGAGCTGGAGGTGCAGATAGGCATGAAGCAAGAGATGGAGCTGTCCATGAAGATGCTAGAGAAGGACATCTGTGAAAAACATGATGCTTTGGTGGAGCTCAGACAGCAGTTAGATGAAATGCGTATACTCAACCATGAGCTCTCCATTAAGTCACAG AGCTCAGAGGCCAGCGCAAAACAGAAAAGTGACATCATCAGCCGCTTGGAGGAGAAAACAAACCAGATGGGGCACATTATTAAACAGCTGGAGAGCAG ATGTAAGAAGGCGGAACGAGAGCGGGACCTGGCTGACGAGGCCAATCGACTCTTCAAGCAGGAGTTTGGAGACAAGATTGAGAGTCTGCAGGAAGAGGTGGAGCAGTTACGGAGACAGAG ATGGCTTTTGGAACAAGAGCTCAGGAAATGGCGAGAGAATCCTGGAGGCCACATACCTGAAGCTCTGTTAGGAAAACCCCCGCCTCAGAGAGACATGAGACAGCATGTGGAGGACATCAGAAGG gaGTTGGAGtctgttaaaaaagaaaatgatacattGCGTTCTGCGTTTGAGGAAAAGTCAAGTCTGAGTTCCAGTTT GACGCTGTCACATGAAGATGAACAG GACCAGTCTCTTAGTAAAAACACTGACCCTACCATCTGCCCGATGTGTGAAAACCAAGACTCTCTGACTACACCTAAG AGGCAATGTAAGAACTGCAGTGGTGTGTTCTGTGAGAACTGCGTGGCCAATGAACTTCCTCTGCCCTCCTCCATCAACCCTGAACACGTGTGTGACGTTTGCTACTCACAGTTACTGCAGCAGTACGCGTCCTCCCCTTCCTAA
- the LOC109063002 gene encoding C-X-C motif chemokine 10-like produces the protein MNQVVLTLLCALVFGVTLTHSAGQAGGLSQRCLCITNLTKAVKPRWIHAVEMFPPSPSCSKTEIILTVIAKGKGKGKEVNKRLKVCLDPNEWQGQRLLKGKGKPNKKQRNRGRKEKIKKFDNKGGY, from the exons ATGAATCAGGTTGTTCTCACACTGTTGTGTGCTCTGGTGTTTGGAGTGACTCTTACACACTCTGCAG GGCAAGCAGGGGGGTTATCACAGCGCTGCTTATGCATAACAAATCTTACAAAAGCAGTGAAGCCCAGATGGATTCATGCAGTTGAAATGTTCCCACCAAGTCCCTCTTGCTCAAAGACAGAGATTAT ATTGACTGTGATTGCAAAAGGAAAGGGAAAAGGAAAGGAGGTAAACAAGAGGTTAAAGGTGTGTTTGGATCCAAATGAGTGGCAAGGACAGAGATTATTGAAGGGCAAAGG AAAGCCAAACAAAAAGCAAAGGAACAGAGGAAGAAAAGAGAAGATTAAGAAGTTTGACAACAAGGGTGGTTATTGA